One Megalops cyprinoides isolate fMegCyp1 chromosome 4, fMegCyp1.pri, whole genome shotgun sequence genomic window carries:
- the LOC118776301 gene encoding cytochrome P450 1A1 — MDIFTGKFLLEGTPVSASSVTMVLCAVALVVLALRGRERHGQQWKQPPGPTPWPVFGNLLQMGEQVHISLTNMRDQYGDVFQVKMGSLVVVVLSGYNTIKQALVRQGDSFAGRPELFTFSAVANGTSMTFSEKYGEAWVLHKKICKNALRTFSQAEAKNSTCSCLLEEHICAEAQQMVDTLKEQLGQESGVDPVVPLVTSVANVVCALCFGKRYDYNDKDFLSIVNINNEVLKIFAAGNLADFFPIFRYLPSPSLRKMVQYIHRMNSFMEKNIEEHLATFDKNCVRDITDALIALCEDRQEEGQMGMLSNTQIVHSVIDIFGAGFDTIIAGLQWSLLYLIKFPDMQAKINQEIDEKIGSSRLPRFEDKPNMPFTEAFIYEVFRHTSYVPFTIPHCTTEDTVLNGYFIPKDTCIFINQYQVNHDTDLWGDPSSFRPERFLGDAGQLNKDLTEKVMIFGMGKRRCLGDGFARLEMFVFLTTLLHCLRFENVRGQDLDLTAEFGLTMKPQPYKISVSSRH; from the exons ATGGACATTTTCACTGGGAAGTTTTTGCTGGAGGGTACTCCAGTGTCAGCCTCCAGTGTGACAatggtgctgtgtgctgttgctcTTGTCGTTCTTGCCTTGAGAGGCAGGGAGCGCCACGGCCAGCAGTGGAAGCAGCCGCCCGGGCCAACCCCATGGCCAGTCTTCGGTAACTTACTACAGATGGGAGAGCAGGTGCACATTTCCCTGACCAACATGAGGGACCAGTACGGTGACGTGTTCCAGGTGAAAATGGGCTCGCTGGTCGTAGTGGTGCTCAGCGGCTACAATACTATCAAGCAGGCCCTGGTCCGTCAGGGAGACAGTTTTGCTGGGAGACCAGAGTTGTTCACGTTCTCCGCCGTTGCCAACGGGACCAGCATGACGTTCAGTGAGAAATACGGTGAGGCTTGGGTGCTCCACAAGAAGATATGCAAGAACGCCCTACGCACCTTCTCCCAGGCCGAGGCCAAGAACTCCACCTGCTCCTGTCTACTGGAGGAACACATCTGTGCCGAAGCCCAACAGATGGTTGACACACTCAAGGAGCAGCTTGGGCAGGAGAGCGGCGTCGATCCCGTCGTCCCTTTAGTCACCTCCGTCGCCAACGTGGTGTGCGCGTTGTGCTTCGGCAAAAGGTACGACTACAACGACAAGGACTTCTTAAGCATAGTCAACATAAACAACGAGGTCCTCAAGATCTTCGCCGCCGGAAACCTGGCCGACTTTTTCCCGATTTTCCGTTACCTGCCGAGTCCGTCTTTAAGGAAAATGGTCCAGTACATCCACAGAATGAACAGTTTCATGGAAAAGAATATCGAAGAGCATTTGGCTACCTTTGATAAG AACTGTGTCCGAGACATCACAGACGCCCTGATTGCCCTCTGCGAGGACAGGCAGGAGGAGGGACAGATGGGCATGCTCTCCAACACTCAGATTGTTCACAGTGTCATCGATATTTTTGGTGCCG GATTTGACACCATCATAGCTGGCTTGCAGTGGAGTCTGCTCTACCTTATCAAGTTCCCTGATATGCAGGCTAAAATTAATCAGGAGATAG ATGAGAAGATTGGCTCCAGCAGGCTGCCGAGGTTTGAAGACAAGCCAAACATGCCCTTCACAGAGGCTTTTATATATGAAGTGTTCCGACACACATCCTACGTCCCCTTCACAATACCTCACTG CACCACAGAGGACACTGTCCTGAATGGATATTTCATTCCCAAAGACACCTGCATTTTCATCAATCAGTATCAAGTGAACCATGACAC AGACCTGTGGGGCGACCCCAGTTCCTTCCGGCCCGAGCGTTTTTTAGGTGACGCTGGCCAGCTGAACAAGGACCTTACGGAGAAGGTGATGATATTCGGGATGGGGAAGAGGCGTTGCCTCGGCGATGGCTTTGCCCGGCTGGAGATGTTCGTCTTCCTCACCACCCTCCTGCACTGCCTGCGGTTCGAGAATGTGCGGGGCCAGGATCTCGACCTGACTGCTGAGTTTGGCCTGACGATGAAACCCCAGCCGTACAAGATCAGTGTCTCGTCACGGCATTAG
- the LOC118776226 gene encoding retinal dehydrogenase 1-like has protein sequence MSAVRVENHTNGGSEPTCRENQQRTMSSEDGQNHDPDCSASPPDGGLPMPVTDLKITHTKIFINNEWHESSCGRKIPVYNPASGELLCEVEEGVQEDIDKAVRCARDAFQLGSPWRRMDASERGRLLNKLADLVERDRLKLATLESIDSGKLFLMAYFVDLKGTINTLRYYGGWADKIQGKTIPVDGEYFTFTRHEPIGVCGQIIPWNFPLMMFAWKIAPALCCGNTVAIKPAEQTPLTALHMATLIKEAGFPPGVVNIVPGYGPTAGHAIAHHMDIDKVAFTGSTAVGKLIKKAAGNSNLKRVTLELGGKNPNIVFADCDLEHAVEQAHHGLFFNQGQCCLAGSRVFVEESIYEEFVLRSVEKARKRVLGNPLIPGVDQGPQIDKKQFDKILELIDSGKKEGAKLECGGAAWGQKGLFIQPTVFSDVTDDMRIAKEEIFGPVQQIMKFRSIEEVIKRANNTHYGLAAGVFTNDINKALTIATALQAGTVWVNCYNAMSSQCPFGGFKMSGNGREMGEYGLQEYTEVKTVTVKIPQKNS, from the exons ATGTCTGCTGTCCGTGTTGAAAACCACACGAACGGGGGCTCAGAGCCGACGTGCAGAG AGAACCAGCAGCGCACCATGAGCAGCGAGGACGGCCAGAACCACGACCCGGACTGCTCCGCCTCTCCTCCAGATGGCGGGCTGCCAATGCCAGTCACCGACCTGAAGATTACACACACCAAG ATATTTATCAACAATGAGTGGCACGAGTCCAGCTGTGGGAGAAAGATACCTGTATACAACCCAGCCAGCGGAGAGCTCCTCTGCGAGGTGGAGGAAGGGGTCCAG gaggATATTGACAAAGCTGTAAGGTGCGCCAGGGACGCCTTCCAGCTGGGGTCGCCATGGCGACGAATGGACGCGTCCGAGAGAGGCCGTCTGCTGAACAAGCTTGCGGACCTGGTGGAGCGGGACCGCCTGAAATTAGCT ACTTTAGAATCCATTGACTCTGGAAAGCTGTTTCTCATGGCATACTTTGTGGACTTGAAGGGGACAATTAATACCCTGCGTTACTATGGAGGCTGGGCTGACAAGATTCAGGGCAAGACTATCCCTGTGG ATGGCGAGTATTTCACTTTCACAAGACACGAGCCCATTGGTGTTTGCGGTCAGATCATACCG TGGAACTTCCCGCTGATGATGTTTGCTTGGAAGATCGCTCCTGCGCTGTGCTGTGGGAACACAGTGGCCATCAAACCAGCCGAACAGACACCACTGACTGCACTGCACATGGCCACACTCATCAAAGAG GCTGGATTCCCCCCCGGGGTGGTGAACATTGTACCGGGGTATGGACCCACGGCTGGGCACGCCATCGCCCACCACATGGACATCGACAAAGTGGCGTTCACTGGGTCGACCGCG GTTGGAAAACTCATTAAAAAGGCAGCGGGCAACAGCAACCTCAAACGTGTCACTCTGGAACTCGGGGGCAAGAATCCCAACATTGTCTTTGCGGACTGCGACT TGGAGCACGCGGTGGAACAGGCACACCACGGACTGTTCTTCAACCAGGGCCAGTGCTGCCTGGCGGGGTCCAGGGTCTTTGTGGAAGAGTCCATCTACGAGGAGTTTGTCCTCAGGAGTGTGGAAAAGGCCCGCAAGAGGGTTCTGGGAAACCCATTGATCCCCGGAGTGGACCAGGGCCCACAG ATCGACAAAAAGCAGTTTGACAAAATCCTGGAGCTCATCGACAGCGGGAAGAAGGAGGGGGCAAAGCTGGAGTGCGGGGGGGCCGCCTGGGGGCAGAAGGGCCTCTTCATCCAACCCACCGTCTTCTCTGACGTCACAGACGACATGCGCATCGCCAAGGAGGAG ATATTTGGACCGGTGCAGCAAATTATGAAGTTTAGAAGCATAGAGGAGGTGATTAAAAGAGCTAACAACACGCACTACGGACTGGCGGCTGGAGTCTTCACCAATGACATCAACAAAGCGCTCACTATCGCCACTGCCCTGCAAGCAGGCACCGTGTG ggTCAACTGCTACAATGCAATGAGTTCTCAGTGTCCTTTTGGTGGGTTTAAGATGTCAGGAAATGGGCGGGAAAT GGGTGAATACGGTTTGCAGGAATACACAGAAGTAAAGACAGTCACTGTTAAAATCCCTCAGAAGAACTCTTAA
- the si:dkey-96l17.6 gene encoding kinesin-like protein KIN-14E gives MRKKYYNMVEDMKGKIRVFCRIRPLNRTEASSGSGPVVDCLDEYTVAVETTRGLREFQFDKVFSKLSSQEEVFQDTSRLIQSAIDGFNVCIFAYGQTGSGKTFTMIGDKDLKNPGIMPRAFQKIFDIIQENMSKFDIKVSAYMLELYNDRLLDLFVSPAEAFSKKIEIKKDKKGLVFAQGAETKGAASAEELFALFEHGCANRHIAATKMNLESSRSHLIIGITIESTNLTNGSITFGKLSLVDLAGSERAAKTGAKDDQLKEANSINKSLSALGDVIFALSTEQAHVPYRNNKLTQLMQDSLGGNAKTLMFVNISPSDCNTEETLTSLAYATRVKAITNNAQRNWESKEIAHLKEIILKLKSGQPMEEEV, from the exons ATGAGGAAGAAGTACTATAATATGGTGGAGGACATGAAAG GTAAAATCAGGGTGTTCTGCCGTATAAGGCCCCTGAACAGAACGGAAGCAAGCAGCGGGAGCGGGCCTGTGGTCGACTGTCTGGACGAGTACACCGTTGCCGTGGAAACCACGCGGGGCTTAAGAGAGTTCCAGTTTGATAAAGTTTTCAGCAAACTGAGCTCGCAGGAGGAGGTCTTCCAGGACACAAGCAG GTTGATCCAGTCAGCAATAGATGGCTTTAATGTCTGCATCTTTGCATATGGACAGACTGGGTCAGGGAAGACCTTCACTATGATAGGTGACAAAGATCTGAAGAACCCTGGCATTATGCCTCGAGCATTCCAGAAGATATTCGATATTATCCAGGAAAACATGTCCAAGTTTGATATCAAG GTCTCAGCCTACATGCTGGAGCTCTATAATGACCGCCTTCTGGACCTCTTTGTCAGCCCCGCCGAAGCTTTCAGCAAAAAGATCGAAATTAAGAAGGACAAAAAGGGTCTTGTTTTTGCTCAGGGAGCTGAGACTAAGGGGGCAGCCAGCGCAGAAGAGCTGTTTGCGCTGTTTGAACATGGCTGTGCAAACCGGCATATCGCAGCCACAA agatgAATTTGGAGAGCTCCCGCTCCCACCTGATCATTGGGATCACCATTGAGAGCACAAACCTGACGAACGGAAGCATTACATTCGGGAAGCTGAGCCTGGTGGATCTGGCGGGAAGTGAGCGCGCAGCCAAGACGGGCGCCAAAGACGACCAGCTCAAG GAGGCCAACTCCATCAACAAGTCCCTGAGTGCCCTGGGAGATGTGATATTTGCCCTGTCCACCGAGCAGGCCCACGTCCCCTACCGCAACAACAAGCTGACCCAGCTCATGCAAGATTCGCTCGGCGGCAACGCAAAAACGCTCATGTTCGTCAACATCTCGCCCTCCGACTGCAACACGGAGGAGACCCTCACCTCTCTGGC ttaTGCAACGCGAGTGAAAGCAATAACCAACAACGCACAGAGAAACTGGGAGAGCAAAGAGATAGCTCACCTCAAAGAG ATAATCCTGAAGCTGAAATCGGGGCAACcaatggaggaggaggtgtaa